The proteins below come from a single Mytilus edulis chromosome 5, xbMytEdul2.2, whole genome shotgun sequence genomic window:
- the LOC139525535 gene encoding uncharacterized protein — MDSPATKPTVLAIKDEEALVGHILRMEERGFGLTITDVRKLAYEIAVRSGRKHCFNNDKKSAGYDWWQGFRDRHPCLSVRIPEGLSAARSSMLNPNVISAYFQKLGSFMDKLNIKDKPQQIFNADETGVSTVHDPSKVVGKRGKKSVNSKTSGERGENVTALCCVNAEARVLPPMLIFKGQRVSQALIGNAPANTLFACSKSSFIDSDLFNNWFKKLFIPNLPPQRPVLLILDVHSSHITVDLLETAVSNQIVLMFCLPPHTTHWTQPLDRSVFGPLKRSYNLCCEAFLRQNPGRIVTRYDFCGLFKQAFNEKMNLVNIFSGFRATGIFPFKPNAIPIQAYGPPKTSVLQVEVEASIENGHDVSKDQNQSRLTTTANEEQSVSAVNPQVPSTSSEKTYLREILRTPEVVKQRTEKKTKRVTEARCLTEREFFNELKRKEEEKNRVKEGKDQRKMEREEKKKKKELDQTLKKRIKANKNTMKRLAKNKENDRSLAKDQSDSTCTYCNGNYMDDKSHDEDWVKCTRCSDWYHESCTGKFGHELSHFVCNKH; from the coding sequence ATGGATTCACCAGCAACAAAACCCACAGTACTTGCCATAAAGGATGAAGAAGCTTTGGTCGGGCATATACTAAGAATGGAGGAAAGAGGGTTTGGTTTAACTATCACAGATGTCCGAAAGCTAGCCTACGAGATAGCCGTAAGGTCGGGGAGAAAGCATTGTTTTAACAATGATAAGAAAAGTGCCGGATATGATTGGTGGCAAGGGTTTAGAGATCGACATCCATGTTTATCTGTACGCATACCAGAGGGTCTAAGCGCAGCACGAAGTTCAATGCTGAATCCAAATGTCATTTCAGCTTACTTTCAAAAGCTTGGAAGTTTTATGGATAAACTGAACATTAAGGATAAGCCCCAGCAAATTTTCAATGCGGATGAGACTGGCGTGAGTACCGTACATGATCCATCAAAGGTTGTAGGGAAAAGAGGCAAAAAGAGTGTGAATTCCAAAACAAGCGGAGAACGAGGCGAAAATGTAACCGCGTTATGCTGTGTGAACGCAGAGGCAAGAGTTCTACCACCAATGCTCATCTTTAAGGGACAAAGAGTAAGCCAAGCATTGATAGGCAATGCACCAGCAAACACATTATTTGCATGCAGTAAGAGTTCATTTATTGATTCAGATTTATTCAACAATTGGTTTAAAAAGCTGTTTATACCTAATCTTCCTCCTCAGAGACCTGTGCTGCTCATACTGGATGTACATTCTTCACACATAACAGTGGATCTGTTGGAAACAGCCGTATCCAATCAGATAGTTCTAATGTTCTGTCTTCCTCCCCATACAACGCACTGGACACAGCCACTCGATAGAAGCGTATTTGGACCGCTGAAAAGGTCGTACAATCTATGCTGTGAGGCATTTCTTAGGCAGAATCCAGGAAGAATAGTCACGCGCTACGATTTTTGTGGCTTATTCAAGCAAGCCTTTAATGAAAAAATGAATCTAGTGAATATATTCAGTGGCTTCAGAGCTACTGGGATATTTCCATTTAAACCGAATGCTATCCCAATACAGGCATATGGACCACCAAAGACGTCTGTGCTCCAAGTCGAGGTTGAAGCATCAATAGAGAATGGCCATGATGTTAGCAAAGACCAGAACCAGTCGCGACTAACTACAACCGCCAATGAAGAGCAATCTGTCTCTGCCGTAAACCCGCAAGTTCCATCAACTTCATCCGAAAAAACTTATTTGAGAGAAATTCTAAGAACCCCTGAAGTCGTCAAACAAAGAACGGAGAAAAAGACCAAACGAGTAACAGAGGCTAGATGTCTAACAGAAAGAGAATTTTTTAATGAACTGAAACGAAAAGAAGAAGAGAAAAACAGAGTTAAAGAGGGAAAGGATCAAAGGAAAATGGAGAGGGaggaaaagaagaagaaaaaagaactGGATCAAACATTGAAGAAGAGAATTAAGGCAAATAAGAATACAATGAAGCGTTTGGCTAAAAACAAGGAGAATGACAGGTCATTAGCTAAAGACCAGTCTGACTCCACCTGTACTTATTGTAACGGGAACTACATGGATGACAAATCTCACGATGAAGACTGGGTTAAATGTACGAGATGTAGCGATTGGTATCATGAGTCGTGTACTGGAAAGTTTGGGCATGAACTTTCACACTTCGTGTGTAACAAACATTGA
- the LOC139525534 gene encoding bromodomain-containing protein 7-like: MKTKKHKKHKSERHEEERSEKEPLRLVLKVGESLSAHSPHHESKKHKHKKKKKKKSKDHHRHDEERPPKHHYHPPPVDTEEEMEVSQEEEEQPPLSQKPSEDVESEDTEHDDTDIVQTPQRPQRPQETITPTRPRGDAERGVLKICLKYIQNKMQAKDVNGFFAYPVNDMIAPGYSMIIANPMDFSTMMVKIDNNEYESVLEYRKDFLLMCNNAMTYNRPETIYNKEAKRLFQIGMKTLSKEKLLVMKRTLPFMASLRYEELGIDEPDDETKAVMEAIVEEEKEHKQRAKDREEIGRFEAVPDIMSASEILAQAQNAAKDAADLLKYRESKSRFGFLRKKDDGTTSMVLLNPDNDGIVSKNERVISIGSLIGKLGTGGGSLAGYKEDKRNRVTTGQYLNYGPFGTYAPQYDSTFANMTKEETDILLSTYGDETGVGYAKSVMSFVESGGDYAIAMVDNLLDILTKGEHAKTKILQQKMKDGGGTTDEKSANIDFDSLRGLSDLGVDMSFLDNMEKSMKKEKDPVQEKLDQTATLINDLQQTQSERLSQNLPPHITQVPGPSEKEIQLAQKVTKELKELAREAQPANISSVQGLRNAMGVGYDPSESQQIFTPSSSQPSNQINQPTQQSSEIKTSQPSISSQASTNQTIELLQSSNYSTNIPNIISQHVTTPTYQQTNPLAVLQQQSVQQPSIMLQQQPSSLVNQQQQSQVLQSTAVSYQTATLTASSSVPFSQATGTSYNQPITVGEVPVVGQEVQNAPEGLTTINDDDSDIEMDISEFLQFPSN; encoded by the exons atgaaaacaaagaagCATAAAAAGCACAAATCTGAGCGACATGAAG aGGAGAGATCTGAAAAAGAACCATTAAGACTGGTACTGAAGGTTGGTGAATCTCTTAGTGCACACAGTCCTCATCACGAGAGTAAGAAACATaaacacaaaaagaaaaagaagaagaaatctAAAGATCACCACAGACATGATGAG GAGAGACCACCTAAGCATCATTACCATCCTCCTCCTGTTGACACAGAGGAAGAGATGGAGGTGTCCCAAGAGGAAGAGGAGCAGCCACCATTATCACAAAAGCCGTCAGAAGATGTAGAATCAGAAGATACTGAGCATGATGATACAGATATTGTTCAGACACCACAGAGACCACAAAGACCACAGGAAACCATAACTCCAACAAGACCTAGAGGGGACGCTGAACGTGGAGtgttaaaaatctgtttgaaatatatacagaataaAATGCAAGC gAAGGATGTTAATGGATTTTTTGCCTACCCCGTAAATGATATGATTGCCCCTGGATATTCCATGATCATAGCCAACCCAATGGACTTTAGTACCATGATGGTCAAAATAGACAACAATGAATATGAAAGTGTTCTGGAGTATAGG AAAGACTTTTTATTGATGTGCAATAATGCTATGACGTACAACAGACCAGAAACTATTTATAACAAGGAGGCCAAGCGTTTGTTTCAAATTGGTATGAAAACACTGAGTAAG GAGAAACTTCTTGTTATGAAGAGAACCCTTCCATTCATGGCCAGTTTGCGTTATGAAGAGTTAGGTATAGATGAGCCAGATGATGAAACTAAAGCTGTGATGGAAGCCATCGTAGAGGAAGAAAAGGAACATAAACAAAGAGCTAAAGATAGAGAAGA AATTGGTAGATTTGAAGCAGTACCAGATATTATGAGTGCCTCAGAAATATTGGCTCAGGCTCAGAATGCTGCAAAAGATGCTGCTGATCTGTTAAAATACAGAGAGTCTAAATCAAGG TTTGGATTTCTTCGTAAGAAAGATGATGGCACTACATCTATGGTATTGCTGAACCCTGATAATGATGGAATTG TGAGTAAGAATGAACGTGTGATTAGTATTGGTTCATTGATTGGGAAGTTAGGAACTGGTGGAGGATCTTTGGCAGGGTACAAAGAAGACAAGAGAAACAGAGTCACTACAG GGCAGTATTTGAATTATGGACCGTTTGGTACATATGCTCCTCAGTATGACTCAACATTTGCTAACATGACAAAGGAAGAAACAGACATATTACTGTCAACCTATGGAGATGAGACAGGAGTAGGATATGCCAAGAg tgTAATGAGTTTTGTTGAGAGTGGTGGTGACTATGCGATAGCTATGGTAGATAATTTATTGGACATCCTGACTAAAGGAGAACATGCTAAAACCAAGATATTACAACAG aAAATGAAAGATGGAGGTGGTACTACCGATGAAAAATCAGCAAATATAGACTTTGATTCTCTTAGAGGTCTTAGTGATCTGGGAGTAGATATGTCATTTCTGGATAATATGG aaaaatcaaTGAAGAAAGAGAAAGATCCAGTTCAAGAAAAACTTGATCAGACAGCTACTTTAATAAATGACCTTCAACAAACTCAGAGTGAACGACTTAGTCAGAACTTACCACCACACATTACTCAAGTACCTGGTCCATCAGAAAAAGAAATACAGTTAG caCAAAAGGTGACAAAAGAACTGAAAGAGTTGGCACGAGAG GCACAGCCAGCTAATATTTCTAGTGTTCAAGGACTACGTAATGCAATGGGTGTAGGTTATGACCCCTCTGAATCACAACAAATATTCACACCTAGTTCATCACAGCCATCTAATCAAATAAATCAACCGACCCAACAATCATCAGAAATAAAGACCAGTCAACCATCTATTTCATCACAAGCCTCCACCAATCAGACGATAGAGTTACTACAGTCCAGCAACTACTCAACAAATATACCAAACATAATTTCTCAACATGTCACTACACCAACATATCAACAAACCAACCCATTGGCGGTTCTCCAACAACAGTCTGTCCAACAACCATCAATTATGTTGCAACAACAGCCATCTTCACTTGTCAACCAACAACAGCAGTCACAAGTTCTACAGTCAACAGCAGTATCCTACCAGACAGCCACTTTAACAGCTTCATCATCAGTCCCTTTCAGTCAAGCAACTGGTACCTCATATAATCAGCCTATTACTGTGGGAGAAGTACCAGTTGTTGGACAGGAAGTGCAAAATGCTCCTGAAGGTTTGACAACTATAAATGATGATGACTCTGATATTGAAATGGACATTAGTGAATTCTTACAGTTTCCAAGTAATTAA